A stretch of the Vigna radiata var. radiata cultivar VC1973A chromosome 9, Vradiata_ver6, whole genome shotgun sequence genome encodes the following:
- the LOC106773116 gene encoding uncharacterized protein LOC106773116, with protein sequence MADFETNLSTEAEEENLMAMIATDIDDPYSFEEACKSKRWREAMDTEMARKEQHLGACTMLSKDENGVVVDATKFRQVIGSLMYLKVTRPDLMFGVNLISKFMANPKVDNNQKTLKDGKSDLIAYSDSDYAGDLDDRTSTSGSVFIIGSTTVSWASRKQPVVADIMTKPLKLDQFERIRSMLEVMKVTKVS encoded by the exons ATGGCTGATTTTGAAACCAATCTATCAACAGAAGCCGAAGAAGAAAACCTCATGGCAATGATAGCAACTGACATTGATGATCCATATTCCTTCGAAGAAGCATGTAAAAGCAAGCGGTGGAGGGAAGCAATGGATACAGAGATGGCTCGAAAGGAACAACACTTAGGAGCTT GTACCATGCTTTCAAAGGATGAAAATGGTGTTGTAGTAGATGCAACTAAATTCAGACAAGTAATTGGAAGTCTCATGTACTTGAAAGTAACTCGACCAGATTTGATGTTTGGTGTAAATCTAATAAGCAAGTTCATGGCTAACCCAAAGGTGGACAACAACCAAAAGACTCTTAAG gatgGTAAAAGTGATCTCATAGCCTATAGTGACAGTGATTATGCAGGAGATTTAGATGATAGAACAAGCACATCTGGCTCAGTATTCATAATTGGGTCTACAACTGTCTCATGGGCTTCGAGAAAGCAACCTGTT GTAGCAGACATTATGACCAAACCTCTGAAACTTGATCAATTTGAAAGGATACGAAGCATGCTTGAAGTTATGAAAGTCACTAAAGTAAGCTAA